From Palaemon carinicauda isolate YSFRI2023 chromosome 29, ASM3689809v2, whole genome shotgun sequence, one genomic window encodes:
- the LOC137622609 gene encoding serine/arginine repetitive matrix protein 2-like yields MSPEGRLIIGRCPAWSASSVSSLVATCEHVALVLYRSFVCILVPHVFPAWKASVTSPLPSPSERSDGASVSPSPTQSMGRGKSGVEKEEDVLPQEPSESAVPIAGPSRASEEPSSRDNQKKLRPSGNDAVGWRLLKTPGRSPLRMEVALDPWLPGMERFESFPAPLTEVPEDFLQPSTSGTQRPKKSPAVPATGRHAISTVSSGSSDVYFSSEKEVRVKHRCRRERSRSERSRSRSRSRCSSKRSHSPGRKYRRSRSPDGDWVFVPRDSKVLCSPDRRSRECSPRMPSSKHKLDPRDLARRNDLTRRHKSSKPPVHPAQRGKMRFLASEPKARFMCQRDVAQAPVRWSLQPWSVSRQQRPP; encoded by the exons atgtcccccgagggtaggcttatcatAGGTCGATGTCCGGCCTGGTCAGCctcatcagtaagttctctggtcgcaacGTGTGAACAtgtcgccctcgttctctatcgatcctttgtgtgcattctagtgccccacgtgttccccgcgtg gaaagctagtgttacttcgccgctaccatcacccagtgagcggtccgacggggcctctgtttcgccgtcccctacacagagtatgggacgaggtaagtctggtgTAGAGAAAGAAGAAGACGTCCTTCCCCAGGaacctagtgaaagtgcagtgccgattgcgggcccttctagggctagtgaagaacccagta GCAGAGACAACCAGAAGAAGTTACGACCTTCAGGTAATGATGCCGTCGGTTGGAGGCTTctgaagacgccgggtaggtcacccttaaggatggaagtggccctggacccctggctccctggcatggaACGCTTTGAATCGTTCCCggcccccctcacggaagtcccAGAAGATTTCCTCCAGCCgtcgacctcgggcactcaacgcccgaagaagtcccccgcagtccccgctaccggcCGACATGCGATAAgcacagtgtcgtcgggttcgtcgGATGTTTATTTCTCGTCGGAGAAGGAAGTCAGGGTAAAACACCGttgtcggagggagcggtccaggagcgagcgttcccgttcgaggtcgcgCTCCCGGTGTAGTAGCAAGCGCTCCCACTCCCCAGGgcgtaagtataggaggagtaggtctcctgatggcgactgggtcttcgtaccccgggactcaaaggtgctttgttccccggaccgccggtccagagagtGTTCGCCAAGGATGCCGTCCTCAAAACACAagcttgaccctcgcgacctagcTCGCAGGAACGACCTTAcaagaaggcataagtcctcgaagcctccggttcaccccgcccagcgggggaaaatgcgcttctt ggcgtcagaacccaaggcaaggtttatgtgccagcgggacgtcgcccaggcccctgtaaggtggagtcTTCAGCCctggtctgtttctcgccagcagaggcctccatga